AACACCCTCCTTCACCAGGCTCTCGATCTGCCCGAGATCCTGGATCAACTTCTCGCGGTCGGCAAAGTCGTCCGCCATTTCGGCGCGCAGCTTCATGCGGGTAATCGGAGTCTGCAGATCGTGGGAAATGGCGGCGAGGATCTGAACGCGCTCTTCGAGATACTGGGCGATGCGGTCACGCATCGCGTTGAACGCGCTCGCCGCATAGGCGACCTCGGTCGGCCCGGTTTCGCTGAGCCGCGGCGTATTGCGATTGGGGTCAAGCGTATCGGCCGCCGCTGCGAGGTTGACGAGTGGGCGGACCGCCTGGCGCATCGCAAACCAACTGCATAAAATCAAGAGCGCGAGTTGGGCAAGCAACACGAAAGGCAGCCAGTCAGCTAGCGGCATCACCCCCTTGGGATAGACGTCGATCGTCAGTGGCGACCCGTCGCTCAAGGTCAGATGCGCTTGCACGTGGCGGCGATCGCCGGGAACCGTCTCGACTTTGACCGGATATTGCGGGCCGGTCGCACGCTGGATGTTGGCGGAGAGCTCTATGGTTGCCGGATCGAGTGACGGGTTGCCAGGAACGCCTGGGCCGAGAATGAAACCGTAATTGTCTCGGCTCAGGCGGTTGAGCCACGCGCCGCGCTCGGTCGCGGGTAGGCGATCGAGTATCGCGATCGACGTCGCGATGTCGTTTTCCAGCGTGTTGAACATGACGGACTTCGCCGCGACGTAGCGCTCGAAAAACAGAACCGTGAACGACATGACATGCGCGATGGTGAGACCGGCCAGCAGGATAACGAAGAGCCGCGCCCTAAGTGTGCGCGGCCATAGCCGGATGCCTTTTGGCTCTGCGCTAGTCGTCATTCACGCGCCTCCACGATCTCGATGGGCACCGAGAAGACGTAACCTTCGCTGCGCACCGTCTTGATGTAGATCGGTTCGCGAGCGTCATCGCCGAGCCGCTGGCGGACCCGGCTGACGAGCAGATCGATCGACCGATCGAAGAGTTCGGCCTCGCGCCCTTGGGTGAGGTTGAGCAATTGGTCGCGGTTGAGCACGCGCTGGGGGTGGTCGATGAATACCTTCAGCAGCCGATACTCGGCGCCGCTGAGCGCGATTACGGTGCCGTCCGCGTCGATCAGGTGCCGGGCGGTGGTGTCGAGCTTCCACTGACCAAAGCGCAGTAGCTGTCCGGCCTCCGAAATCTGCAGGTTCGGCGGCAGCATGCGCGCGCGCCGGAGCACCGCCTTGATGCGGGCGAGCAGTTCGCGCGCGGAGAACGGCTTGGAGAGATAGTCGTCGGCACCCATCTCGAGGCCCAGGATCCGGTCCATCTCGTCGCTGCGGGCCGTCAGCATGATGATCGGGATCGCCTTGTGTTTGCCAGCGCGCAGTTCACGGCTGAGCACGAGCCCGTCGTCGCCTGGCATCATCACATCGAGCACGATGAGATCGACGGTATCGCCCTCGAGGAAGCTGCGCATCTGTCGCCCGTCGGCAACGGCCGTTGCGCGCAACCCGTTCTTCTTGAGGTAACCCGACACGAGTTCGCGGATCTCGCGGTCGTCATCGACAATCAACACGTGGTCGATATGCTCCATCGAGCAAACTCCTCAAATCCGGTTTGGTCTTGGCTTCCCTGGCGGCTTTACCCGGCCAAGGTCGAAGGCATCCGAGCAGCCCCATTGGCGCCTGGGATATGTCCTCGGTGTGTTCGCAACATCCAGACTTGCATGAGAATGTAATGCAAGCACCTCCAGATACATTTCGACACAAATTTGCAAACGAAACCCGCCGCTTGCTGTCAGGCGGCGGGTTTCGAGATCGCCCTGTCCGCGGCGTCAGCCCTTTGCCTGAGCTACCAGCTTGGCGCGATACTGCGCGGTTGGAAGGCCGCCCCAGCCCCAGTTGTCGAGTTCGACTTCCTCGATGACCACATAGGTCGATTCCAGCGGCTTGTTGAGCACGTCGAGCAGGACCTGGCTCACGCCCTTGATGATTTCAGCCTTCTCCTCGGCCGTGACTGCCTTGCGGTCCGGCGTGGTACCTTCGCGGGTCACCTGAACTGTTACGATCGGCATTGTCGTTTCCTCTTCAGATCTGGATGGTGATGGCACCATCAGGTGCCGCCTACTTGTGCGATGGCTAGCGAGGCGCGGGGCGGCTAAGATTGGGCCACTCGCGCCTCAGTCTTGCTTACCAGCGCCCGGCGTTCTGCCCGCCGTCTACATGCAGGATCTCGCCGGTGACGAAACCGGCGCCCTCCAGATAGAGGACGGCGTCGACGATATCGCGGATTTCGCCCATGCGCCCGACCGGATGCAGCGTCGAGAATGCTGCGTGGGTTTCCGGTGCGTGCATCGGGGTCTTGATGATGCCCGGCGAGACGGCATTGACGCGAACGCCGGTCTTGGCAAATTCAATGGCGAGCGCCTGGGTCACGGAATTCAAGCCACCCTTGGTGATAGATGCAAGCGCCGCCGGAACACCGGCGATCGGCTGGTTCACGAGGCTGGTGGTGATGCTGACGATGTGGCCGGAGCCCTGCTTCAGCAGCTCGCGGGCCGCGTGCTGGGTGATGTGGAAGAAACCGGCGACGTTCACCCCGAGGTTCAGGTCGTAGTCCTCCTGGGTGAATTCGGTGAACGGCTTGGCGGTGAAAACGCCGGCGTTGTTGACCAGCGTATCGATGCGGCCAAACCGCTCAAGACCCAGGCGAACGACCCGCTCGGCAGTCTCCGGCTTGCTGATGTCGCCCGCGACGCTGAGGATTCCGGCGTCCGAGCTTTCCTGGATGGACCGGGACGTGGCGATGACGCGGTAGTTGCGATCGCGGTAGGCCTGAACCAGGGCGGCGCCGATACCCTGCGATGCACCGGTGATGATGGCGACCTTCTGCTCATTGCTCATGGATGTGATCCTTATTCGATTGCAACGGGCGTTTCGCTTGGCCCGTCCTCCGCCCTCGGCGTTGGTGCAATCAGATTTAGACCCATCCGATGTGTGGGAGAATTGATGCCATACGGCGCTCAGTCGGCCGTAAATCGGCATAATTAGCTGAACGTGCCGGCGTCCGTTGCCATGCGTGCGAACTCGGTTCTGAGGCGCGGCAGCGCGAAATCTGCAAAGGCCCGGACCTTCGGAACCGACATGCGGCCCTGCGGCGCAAGAAGATGCACAGGCATCGCGGGATGTTCCGCATCAGCCAGTACGATCTTCAGGCGTCCGTCACAGACATGGCGGGCGACATGATAGGAGTAGAGCCGCGTGAGGCCAGTACCGGCGACGGCGGAGTCGGCGGCAGCACGTACGCTGTTGACGATGCATCGCGGTGTGAACTGCACCGTACGCGGGATCAAGGAGCCCTCGGCCGGCGTGAATGCCCAGGAATCGAGGCCGAAGTTGGTGAAGGCGACGATATGGTGCTTGGCGAGATCGGCCGGCTCGTCGATCCGCGGGTGGTTGGCGAGATAGCGGGGCGAGGCGACGACGACGCGCCTGATATCGCCGCCGATCCGTGTCGAGATCAGCGAGGAGTCGGCGAGGTGGCCGATGCGCAGCGCGATGTCGACACCCTCGTCGACAAGGTTCACGAAACGATCAAGCAGGAGCAGCCGGGCCGAGACCGCTGGATTGAGGTTGAGAAAGTCGTCGAGGATAGGACGCAGTACCTCCTCGCCGACGATCGGCGGCGCGGAAATCGTCAGCGTGCCGCGAGGGGCCGCTCGTTCGCCACCTGCGAGCATGTCGGCCTCTTCGAGATCGATCAGCACCCGGCGGCAGGCCGTCGCATATCGCTGACCCGCTTCGCTGAGCTTCAGCGATCGCGTCGTTCGATGTAGCAATTCGACCCCGACGTGAGCTTCAAGCAGGTTCAGGGCGCGGCTGACCGCCGTCGGCGATCGCTTCAGCCGTCGGGCGGCCGCCGCCAGGCTGCCTTCGTCGACCGCGGTCACGAAGACTTTCATTGCATCGATACGATCCATTCTGCCGCCTTTCGCGATGATCCTTGCCAGATGGCAAGCATCCACCCGCAGTCCGGTGGAAGTAAAGAGGCAGGCTCGGTTCTCGCGTCAGAGGGACCAGGCCACGATCCTTCATGATGGCGATCAATCGGCGAACAGCTTCCCGATCAGGTCAGCGGCCGAGCCCTGCCAAAGTTCACCCTTGCCGGTACCCGCCCAAAGGGAAAGGAAGTCTGGCGATCCCTTTGCAGCGGATGCCCCCCTGATATCGCGGGTGAACTTGTTCTGAGCGGGGAAGGGCATCACCGCAGCGGCGTCCACCTCGTTCATGAAGCGGTTCGCGACGCCGCGGGCAAACCGCCCGGAGAAGGCGCGTGTCGTGCGCGTTATCCGTTCCACGCCTTGCAGCGCAGTGCGATAGGGTGCCGAGGTTCCGGCTTCGGTGGTCGAAAGAAAGGCCGTCCCCATCTGCACGGCGCTGGCGCCCATGGCGAGCGCCGAACGGATATCCGCGGCGGTCATGATGCCGCCTGCTGCGATCAGCGGAACCTTCATCTTCCCACGACTTTGCGCCAACAGATCCGCAAGACCAAGTTCGGGATCCGCGGCACTCGGGTCGAAAATACCGCGGTGACCACCGGCCTCAAAACCCTGGAGGGTGATTGCATCGACGCCGCTCTCTTCGAGTGCCTGCGCCTCTTCCGGCGTCGTCGCCGTGCCCACGATCAGCATCCCTGCTTTGCGCGCGGCCCGCATGTGCTCGGCAGGTAAAACGCCGAAGACGAAGCTGAGGACTTCCGGCTTTGCCTGCAGCACGGCATCGAACTGCTGATCGAAGTCCTCTTCGTAGGGCGTCGAAAACTGCGGCTTTGGCAGATCCAGTTCGGCGCGATACTTGGCCGTTGCCGCCACGGCCCGCTCGATCATTGCAGCTTCAACCTGCGGCTGCGGGTGCTGGATGAAGAGGTTGATCGCGAACGGACGGTCGGTGCGCGCGCGAACCTTCTCGACGAACCCAGTGATGGTGGCCGGGGTCGAGTAGGCCGCGCCGATGGAGCCCAGCGCTCCGGTTTCCGACGATGCTATGACGAGTTCCGGCGACGAGGGGCCGCCGGCCATCGGCGCGACGATCAACGGGTACTTCAGGCCAAGTTTCGCCAGGGGATCGCGCATGTTCTATGTCCTCGCTGCTTGTTGCCTGCCATGTGGCGGCGGTGCAGACTTAGGGTGAGATGCAGTCGACACAAGATGAGCCGCCGCTATTCGCGCGATTATCTTGCGATGTGTGCGCTCCATGGAAACGCGTCTCGACCTTTGTCGGGTTTTCGCCGGTCGCGCTGTGGGATCGCCAACCTTGCGGCGCGTGGTTGCCGTGAGGTCGATTGGCTGGCACTGTCATGCATGCTGAACCGTTCCCATGAGGACACTGATGTCGCAACAGACGGACAAACAAGATCCACCTCCGCGCCTGATCGACAACTATCGGCCGGTACAGTTGAAGGCCGTGCTCGCCGCCTGCGCCGTGAAGCATCGCGAACCGCCACCGCCTCCGCCGGAAGAGCGCTTCTATGGCGCGCAACTGCCGGAGGGATTTCATCTCCCGCAATCGGTCTACGACGACTAAACGCCATTTTCGCAATCAGTTGCTTGCAAGCGTCCAGGCCATGCCTGCAAGCGCACATGCAAGCAGCGTCGTGATCACCGAGGCATTGAAGCGGAAGATCGCGACGCCGGCCGCAAGCGTCAGCAGGAGCGATGGCATCACCAGCGACTTCAGCACCGGCACGTCGAGTGCGAACGGCCCCAATTGCCACGTTACTTGCTCCGCAAACAGTGTGTGCAGCCCGAACCAGACGGCGAGGTTGAGGATTACGCCGACGACGGCAGCGGTAATCGCCGACATTGCACCCGTTAGCGCGGCATTGCTCCGCAGCCGCTCAATGAAAGGTGCCCCGAGGAAGATCCAGAGGAAGCAGGGCACGAAGGTAACCCAGGTGGTCAGCATCGCCCCCAAAGTCGCCGCCATCATCGGGTGGAGCGCGCCGGGAGCGCGGTAGGCGCCCATGAATCCGACGAACTGTACCACCATGATCAGCGGTCCGGGCGTCGTCTCGGCCATGCCGAGCCCGTCTAGCATCTCGCCGGGTTTGAGCCAACCGTAGTGCTGGACGGCTTCCTGGGCGACATAGGCAAGCACGGCATAGGCGCCGCCAAAGGTGACGACCGCCATCTGGCTGAAGAACAGGCCGATCTGGCTGAAGACGTTGTCCCGGCCGAGGAAGATGACGACCAGCGCTAAGGGCACGAGCCATAGCGCGAGCAGGACGCCGGAAATCCGCAGCGACCATGCAAGGTTCGGGCGGGCATGTGCGGGGATTTCCTCGCCGAGCGCAGAATCCTCGTCCTTCAGAACCGGGCCGCTGCCGCCCTTGTGCCCGCCACCGATGCGAAAGAGCGGAGATCCGGAACGGGCGCCGATGTAGCCAAGCACGCCGGCTGCCAGGATGATCAGCGGGAAGGGCACTCGGAAAAAGAAGATGGCGATGAAGGCAACCGTCGCGATGCCGATCATCATTCGGTTCTTGAGTGCGCGGCCGCCAATGCGAAAGACGGCCTGGACGACGACCGCGAGCACGGCGGCCTTGAGGCCGAAGAAGAGGCCTTCGACGACAGTGACATTGCCGAGGGCGGCGTAGATGTAGCTAAGGCCGAGGATCGCCAGGAAGCCCGGAAGCACGAACAGAAGTCCGGCAACAAGGCCGCCGGCCGTTCTATGCAGGAGCCAGCCGATATAGACAGCAAGCTGCTGCGCCTCCGGGCCGGGCAGAAGCATGCAATAGTTCAGCGCATGCAGGAAGCGATGCTCGCCGATCCAGCGTTTTTCATCGACGAGGATACGGTGCATGACCGCGATCTGACCGGCTGGTCCGCCAAAGCTCAGCGCCGCAATTCGCGCCCAGACCCGCACCGCTTCGCCGAACGAGATGCCGTGGCTTTGCCCTTGCCGCGCCACATCGGGCGCGGCCTTGTCAGCAATATCGGTCATCTCAAAGGTCCTTCTTGGGCGAGGGCCAGTTATGCGTCTCATTGGTCGCATCCCGACACCAACGATAGAAGGCATCGTAGAGCAGCATTCCCGCCTCCAACTGCTCCAGGTCGTCGGCATACATGCGGGAGAGACCGAGGGAAGCGGCGAGCAGGCCCGGCGCCTCGGGCGCCAGCTCGAGGCGCGCGGTGTCGGCTCCGCGCACGATGGTCGCGAGCCGGAGCAACGGCGTGGTTGCAAGGCCGAACTGCTCCACCATGACATCGAATGTGCAGAGTTCGCCGCGGTGGCTCCAACGGATCGGCGCATCGATATCGAATGGCGTTGCGCCGAAGCGTTCGCCGACCATTTCGGCTTCCGACGGCGCCACGTACAGGAACACCGCCTTCGGATCGACGAAGCGTCGGATCAGCCAGGGGCAGGCGATACGGTCGATCTTCGGCCGCGCTCGCGTAACCCAGACGGTCCGTCCGCTTGCATCCCGTTCGGGTATCGCGGAAACGGGCACGCTCGGATAGCCGGCGCTGGCCCAGGCCTCGAAGCCACCTTCGAGCACGTCGGCAGCAATGCCCGCATTGCGAAGCCAGGCGGCAACGCCATGGCTGAGCTTCTTACCCTGCTGGCAGATGATGATTGCCGAAGCCTTGGCAACATCGTCGATCCAACTCTGCATCTGGCGATAGTCGCGCCTGTAGGAACCCGGGATGAGCCGGGGATCGGCATCGAAATCGTCATCGATCCTGACGTCGATCAATTCAGGGCAGTGCGGTGTGCCGATGAGGCGGGAGAGTTTTTCCGAGGAAATTTCAAGAAATGACGACATGACGCGTCCTCCGGATGAGCGGTTCTATGGACGCGATGCTTCGGCTGGCGCCTCATGGGGTGATCGCACCCCCATGCTTGAAGTTTTCCGCTCTTTCACCGGGCTGTCAAGCCGGCAGCCAGGAAACGTAGAACGTCTTGAGGCCCGCTGTCCTGAGTGCGGAAGGGCGCCGCACTCAGGACGCAGACGCGCGGCGTGTTCGGGCTATTTGCCGGCGTCCTTGGCTGCGGTCTCGATGATCTCGGCGACCGTTTGCGCTTGCGAGGCGAAAACGGCGTGGCTTGCCTTGACTTCACTCACCTGGCTGCCGGCGCGCTTCGCCATGCTTCGTTCAAGCTCCGGATTGATGGCGCGATCTTCAGTCGCCACGATCGCCCAGCTTTTCTTTGTCCGCCATGCCGGATCGCCGGCCTTGGCAGTGAAAACCTCCTTTGCGGCAAAGACTTGCGACCGCGCCGCAAAGGCCGCCTCCGCCTTTGGAAGGTCGGCGGCGAAATCCGCAGCGAAGGCTGACGGATCGAGATAGAGATATTTGCCGTCGGCGGTTTCCTTGATGCTCATCGCCGCTGACGGCTTCGAACTGGCAAGCGTTGCCAAGTCCTCGCCCTTTTCAGGCTGAAACGCCGCAACATAGACCAACGCTTCGACCTTCTGGTGATGGCCGGCTTCGCTGATCACCATGCCGCCGTAGCTGTGCCCGACGAGCAAGGTCGGGCCGTCCTGCAGGTCCAAGACACGGTTCGTCGCCTCGATGTCGGCGGCCAGCGACGTCAACGGTTCCTGCACGACGGTCACGTTGAAGCCGCGTCGCGCAAGGATGTCGCTGGCCTGGCGCCAGCCCGAACCGTCGGCGAAGGCGCCGTGCACGATGACAATGTTCTTGATATCTGTCGCCTGAGCAGCGAAGGCGACCACGCTCGTTGCAAACGCAAGAGCAACGGTGGAGAGAATACGGCGGCGCATGCGATCGTTCCTTCTGTGTTCATGAAGTGACGATCTCAATTTCATTCGAAGAGGTATCCCGGGTATGTCGGGCTTCACCAGGATATGTACCGCAATGTAGGGCAGGGCGATCTGCCGCTTGGTAATCCAGCCTGCTGCGTTGGCTCTGGCTCAGACCATGGCCAAGTGACCGCGGAAGCCGTCCATCCCGCGGCAAACTCGCTCAAGCGCTATGCTGAATGCAGACGAATGTGCCCTATGATTCAACCAGGATCTTGATTGATTCCGGCACCACGCCATCAAAGGCCATGGCGTCGGCAGCGGCCTGGCCCTGCAGGGCTTTCGCCAGCGTGTCCATATCGGGAACGTCCATGAGAATGGCCACATGCGTCTGATCGCGAGGATCGACGAAGGTACGAAGGCTTGTCACGCCGAGCGAACCGAAGAATTCCTTGCGCTTTGGGGACTTCAGCCAGTGTTCCGCACTCTTTGTGATCTTGTGGTGGGCGATGATGGTCGGCATTGCAACCTCCCTGTTGTGATGCGGACATCGGATCCGTCGCAACTTTTCCAATGTATCCGCGTTCCCTCACGGAAGGCCTCGTCGGCCCGACTGTCAATTAGCCCGTCGGAAGTAGAATGCCATTGCCAGGAGGATGTTGCTCATGCCGAAGTTCGTGACGATCGGATATGGAGACCGTGCGGGTTACGACCGCACACCGGCAGCCGTCCGCGACGCGGCGCATGCCCATGACGCCGAACTTCAAGCAGGAGGAGCGTTGATGGGGATCGCCGGCACGCCAGTCCAGGTCCGCAACGCCAACGCGGCGCAGATGGAGAAGAGGAACGGTCCGTTCATGTCGTCTTCTCTGCCCGTGGCAGGGTTCGCGGTGATCGAGGCGGCCAATCTGGCGGAGGCAATCGATATGGTATCGCGCACCCCGTGCGCGGTTGCCCACGGGGTGGTAGAGGTCTGGCCGCTCGAGACTTCTTGAGACGGACGCCCCGATGTCCGATGCTTCTTAGGAGGCTTGGGCAACCAATGTTGGTTCCTGCATCTCGATCGGGCGGCTCTCGGTCTTCGCCTCCGAGGCTACGGCCTGCTGCCTCTTATCCCTGAAGAGTTTCCACTTTGTGGGTCTGAAGGCGATGCGGCTGTGGTCGCCGGCGGCGGCGCGTTCGGGGGAGAGTTCGATCTCGACATGCGGATGGTTGCGGCCGAGGTCGAGTTCGAGATGGCGGGTGCCGGCGACACGGCGGCTGGCGGCGACGAGGCCGGCAAGACAGCCGCCGCAGCCGTCGATCAGCTCGATGTCATGCGGGCGGAAGTGCAGGTTGGCCGGACCGTCGGGCTCGGCCGGGGCTCTGAGCCCGATCGGCCGGTCCTCGAACCAGATCTCGCCGTTCTGCAGCGTCACGGCGAGGCAGTTCGACTGGCCGATGAAGCCGAAGACGAAGGGCGAGACCGGATGGTCGTAGATCTCGTCGGGGGTGCCGACCTGTTCGATCGTGCCCTTGCTCATGACGACGACCCGGTCGGCGAGCTCCAGCGCCTCTTCCTGGTCGTGGGTGACGAAGATCGTCGTGTGGCCGGTGCGGTCGTGGATCTCGCGCAGCCATTTGCGCAGTTCCTTGCGCACCTGGGCGTCGAGCGCGCCGAAGGGCTCGTCGAGCAGAAGCACGTTGGGCTCGACCGCCATGGCGCGGGCCAGCGCCACGCGCTGGCGCTGGCCGCCGGAAAGCTGCGCCGGATAACGCTTGTCGAGGCCGGAAAGCTGCACGAGATCGAGCAGGTCGAGCGCCCGCTTGCGGATTTCGGCCGCCGGCGGCCGGCGGCCCGACGGACGCACCTTGAGGCCGAAGGCGACGTTGTCGAGCACGGTCATGTGGCGGAAGAGGGCATAGTGCTGGAAGACGAAGCCGATGTTGCGCTGCTGCACCGTCTTTTGCGAGGCATCCTCGTCGCCGAAGTAGATCGTGCCGCCGGTCGGGCTTTCAAGCCCGGCAACGAGACGCAGCAACGTCGTCTTGCCGGAGCCGGAGGGGCCAAGCAGCGCGATCAGCTCGCCGGAGCGGATATCGAGCGAGACGTCGTCGAGCGCCGGGAAGCGGCCGAATTCCTTGCGGATATTGTGAACGCGCACGTCCATAGCGTTTGACCTTTCAGTGCCTGCGGCTGGCGGCGATCTCGGCGCTGTAGCGGATCTCCAGCGCCGTCTTCAAAATCAGGGTGATCAGCGCCAGCAGCGCCAGCAACGCCGCCACCGCGAAGGCGGCGACGAAGTTGTATTCATTATAGAGGATTTCCACCTGCAACGGCATGGTGTTGGTCTCGCCGCGGATATGGCCGGAGACCACCGAGACGGCGCCGAACTCGCCCATGGCCCGGGCGTTGCAGAGCAGAACGCCGTAGAGCAGCCCCCATTTGATGTTGGGCAGCGTCACATGCCAGAAGGTCTGCCAGCCCGACGCCCCCAGGGAGAGCGCCGCTTCCTCGTCGCTCGATCCCTGTTCCTGCATCAGCGGGATCAGCTCGCGGGCAACGAAGGGGAAGGTGACGAAGACGGTGGCGAGCACCAGGCCGGGCACGGCAAAGAGGATCTGGATGCCGTGGCTCTGCAGCCAGGGGCCGATCAGGCTGTGCGAGCCGAACAGAAGCACGAAGACGAGACCGGAGATTACCGGCGAGACCGAGAACGGCAGGTCGATCAGCGTCGTCAGGAAGGCCTTGCCCTTGAACTCGAACTTGGCGATCGCCCAGGCGGCGGCCACGCCGAAGACGAGGTTGAGCGGCACGGCGATGGCCGCGACCGTCAGCGTCAGGCGGATCGCCGAGAAGGTCTCGGCATCGCCCAGCGCTGCGATGAACTCGACCGGTCCCTTGCGCAGCGCCTCGGTGAAGACGGCGGCGAGCGGCAGAAGCAAGAACAGTGCGACGAAGGCAAGAGCGGTGATCGTCAGCGTCAGGCGGGCAAAGCGGCTTTCCGAAGTTGCCGCCTGCAGCGGCCTGGCTGCGGGCATGGTTCCAGCGCCGGCGGTCAGATCATGCGACATAGACATATCTCCGCCGGCTCCAGGCCTGGATCGAGTTGATGAGGAGCAGCATGGCAAAGGAGATCGCCAGCATCACCGCGGCAATGGCCGTGGCGGCGGCGTAATTGAACTCTTCCAGCCTTATGACGATCAGCAGCGGGGCGATCTCGGAGACGTAGGGCAGGTTGCCGGCGATGAAGATCACCGAGCCGTATTCGCCGACACCACGGGCAAAGGCGAGGGCAAAGCCGGTGAGGCCGGCCGGCAGCAGCCCCGGCAAAAGCACCCGGCTGATCGTCTGGAAGCGGCTGGCGCCAAGCGTGGCTGCGGCCTCCTCCACCTCCTTGTCGATCTCTTCCATGATCGGCTGCACGGTGCGGACGACAAAGGGCAGGCCGACGAAGATCAAGGCGACGACGATGCCGGCGGGGGTGAAGGCGATCTTCAACCCGAGCGGCTCGATGAACTGGCCGATCCAGCCGTTCGGGGCATAAAGCGTCGTCAGGGCAATGCCGGCAACCGCGGTCGGCAGCGCAAACGGCAGGTCGACCATGGCGTCGATCACCCGCTTGCCGG
The nucleotide sequence above comes from Ensifer adhaerens. Encoded proteins:
- a CDS encoding sulfate/molybdate ABC transporter ATP-binding protein; protein product: MDVRVHNIRKEFGRFPALDDVSLDIRSGELIALLGPSGSGKTTLLRLVAGLESPTGGTIYFGDEDASQKTVQQRNIGFVFQHYALFRHMTVLDNVAFGLKVRPSGRRPPAAEIRKRALDLLDLVQLSGLDKRYPAQLSGGQRQRVALARAMAVEPNVLLLDEPFGALDAQVRKELRKWLREIHDRTGHTTIFVTHDQEEALELADRVVVMSKGTIEQVGTPDEIYDHPVSPFVFGFIGQSNCLAVTLQNGEIWFEDRPIGLRAPAEPDGPANLHFRPHDIELIDGCGGCLAGLVAASRRVAGTRHLELDLGRNHPHVEIELSPERAAAGDHSRIAFRPTKWKLFRDKRQQAVASEAKTESRPIEMQEPTLVAQAS
- the cysW gene encoding sulfate ABC transporter permease subunit CysW — its product is MPAARPLQAATSESRFARLTLTITALAFVALFLLLPLAAVFTEALRKGPVEFIAALGDAETFSAIRLTLTVAAIAVPLNLVFGVAAAWAIAKFEFKGKAFLTTLIDLPFSVSPVISGLVFVLLFGSHSLIGPWLQSHGIQILFAVPGLVLATVFVTFPFVARELIPLMQEQGSSDEEAALSLGASGWQTFWHVTLPNIKWGLLYGVLLCNARAMGEFGAVSVVSGHIRGETNTMPLQVEILYNEYNFVAAFAVAALLALLALITLILKTALEIRYSAEIAASRRH
- the cysT gene encoding sulfate ABC transporter permease subunit CysT, whose translation is MKLTERRNGNRWRFRQPSVLPGFGLSLGITLSWLVLIVLIPLSGLVFRASGLGWAKFFELALDPRTLNALKISFGTAFLAAIINLVFGVILAWVLVRYRFPGKRVIDAMVDLPFALPTAVAGIALTTLYAPNGWIGQFIEPLGLKIAFTPAGIVVALIFVGLPFVVRTVQPIMEEIDKEVEEAAATLGASRFQTISRVLLPGLLPAGLTGFALAFARGVGEYGSVIFIAGNLPYVSEIAPLLIVIRLEEFNYAAATAIAAVMLAISFAMLLLINSIQAWSRRRYVYVA